A genome region from Triticum aestivum cultivar Chinese Spring chromosome 2B, IWGSC CS RefSeq v2.1, whole genome shotgun sequence includes the following:
- the LOC123040846 gene encoding uncharacterized protein — MLILDKLASFDLDNCIEICRDPGLTTKVIQFTSNRPNMTYSNETHKTLLKRSSLKLLCRLAKTKGKIGVTLRQNISEHPFLLSNLVEILDNNDSSHELRELTTELIKNIAMEEKIKEEIGHIPVIISRLMDAFLSQSALSRTDSAQLLQMTSGQALAVLAMESANNCLIMLAEPHSFIKELTVMIHGDRYRYVASSLLQNMCVHVRPELGNSDLKEISYILREVLEGIMDAEGTELEVLVGLSSQICNVIPGNFARELEHGQIKERFIRRLVDALNSNMRPTAHCPGIRRSIVEHTICMMECNPEYAGCFKECWMMEALLMVERTPSRAEKYRFFSGDAGLMEHSIPLSTLVARAKELMDHE, encoded by the exons ATGTTAATTCTTGACAAGCTTGCTAGCTTTGATCTCGACAATTGTATAGAAATCTGCAGAGACCCTGGTCTAACCACAAAGGTTATACAGTTCACTAGCAATAGACCCAACATGACATACAGTAATGAGACACACAAGACACTGCTGAAACGTTCATCACTGAAGCTACTGTGCAGACTTGCAAAGACTAAAGGGAAAATTGGTGTAACTTTGCGTCAGAATATTTCAGAACATCCCTTCCTTTTGAGCAATCTTGTGGAGATCTTGGATAATAATGATAGCAGCCATGAACTGAGGGAGCTCACAACAGAACTCATTAAGAACATTGCCATGGAGGAAAAGATAAAGGAGGAGATCGGACACATCCCAGTGATCATTAGCAGGTTGATGGATGCATTTCTCAGCCAAAGTGCTCTCTCAAGAACAGATTCAGCTCAGTTGCTACAAATGACCTCCGGGCAAGCATTGGCAGTTCTGGCAATGGAGAGTGCGAACAACTGCTTAATTATGTTAGCGGAACCACACTCATTCATCAAGGAACTCACAGTTATGATCCATGGTGACAGGTACAGGTACGTAGCTTCGAGCCTGTTGCAGAATATGTGTGTGCATGTTCGACCTGAGCTTGGCAACTCGGACCTGAAGGAAATCTCCTACATTCTGAGAGAG GTGCTGGAAGGAATAATGGATGCAGAAGGGACTGAACTGGAGGTCCTTGTTGGCCTTAGTTCACAAATATGTAATGTCATTCCTGGCAATTTTGCACGAGAACTAGAGCATGGTCAGATCAAGGAAAGATTTATAAGGAGGCTAGTCGATGCACTTAACTCAAATATGAGACCCACTGCTCATTGTCCCGGGATCAGAAGGTCGATAGTTGAACATACCATATGCATGATGGAGTGTAATCCTGAGTATGCCGGCTGTTTCAAGGAATGTTGGATGATGGAAGCACTGCTAATGGTGGAGCGTACACCTTCAAGGGCTGAAAAGTACAGGTTCTTCTCGGGTGATGCAGGACTCATGGAGCACAGCATACCTCTATCCACACTTGTGGCTAGAGCAAAAGAACTGATGGACCATGAGTAG